In Terriglobia bacterium, the following are encoded in one genomic region:
- the priA gene encoding primosomal protein N', translating into MPTFCDVALPVPLDMAFTYKIAEQQPVVGGRVLVPFRNQRISGVVTAIHDHAPSMQAKTVIQVLDTEPVLDEGLMKLGQWIAQYYLAPIGDVFRGMLPLAAEIKKAKLYRITEVGYEALHASATAGSSRRSKQDIDTQMIEYAVLDYLSMSDEALEGTIRSATGANRQVLDLLLRKKWIAREDVSSVRDAQRTVQVAVLKELFPGKPGGKLNENQQKIVALLQQQAGRVLVEQIRELAVPRTTLQTLVKRGIVELVEEQADFSVSSMKKRGPSHLDFIFNAEQKAALTAIQRSVAEQKFSVSLLHGVTGSGKTAVYLAAMQAVLEQGRAAILLVPEIGLTPAAAANLHQVFGDEVAILHSALSADERAEQWHRIRRGDARIVVGTRSAVFAPVENLALIVVDEEHDSSYKQEETPRYNGRDVAVMRGKLTNAAVVLASATPAIESYHNAEAGKYRLIELKERVERRPLPEVELVDMRSEFQQTGEDQIFSRQLIQEVTDRLDRGEQAMVLLNRRGYSSVVLCRACGETLQCKNCTIAMTYHKAAHRMECHYCGYRQAVPKRCMACNSEHIFFLGTGSEKVEERLHAAFPQARIGRLDRDTVRNRHDFERVLNQFHAGEINLLVGTQMIAKGHDVHGVTLVGVVGADYALGFPDFRAAERTFQLLTQVAGRAGRGEIPGKVVLQTYHPDHYAIQFAQQHDYAGFYEKEVRFRKWMHYPPFSALANVLVRSDKLEQALRWTGQLGKWFEGTRNEGVRVLGPSAAPIMRLKRDYRYHFILKAASREKLNASLRRMLGFADGEKIPRTNVIVDVDAISLL; encoded by the coding sequence ATGCCCACCTTTTGCGACGTAGCATTGCCAGTCCCGCTGGACATGGCATTCACCTACAAAATTGCCGAGCAGCAGCCGGTAGTAGGTGGACGTGTGCTCGTGCCGTTTCGCAACCAGCGCATCTCCGGCGTGGTGACGGCGATTCATGATCACGCACCTTCCATGCAAGCCAAGACCGTGATCCAGGTGCTGGATACCGAGCCCGTCTTGGATGAAGGGTTGATGAAGCTGGGGCAATGGATCGCGCAGTATTACCTGGCTCCGATTGGCGATGTGTTTCGTGGCATGTTGCCGCTTGCCGCCGAGATCAAGAAGGCTAAGCTCTATCGGATCACTGAAGTTGGTTACGAGGCGCTGCATGCTTCAGCCACCGCGGGCTCGTCGCGCCGATCGAAACAGGACATTGACACGCAGATGATTGAGTACGCGGTGCTCGATTATCTGTCTATGTCTGACGAGGCGCTGGAAGGAACGATCCGTTCCGCCACGGGCGCGAACCGGCAAGTGCTCGATCTCTTGCTGCGCAAGAAATGGATTGCGCGGGAAGACGTTTCTTCTGTCCGCGACGCGCAACGGACAGTGCAGGTGGCTGTTCTCAAAGAGCTTTTTCCTGGAAAACCAGGCGGCAAGCTGAATGAGAATCAGCAGAAGATCGTCGCGTTGCTTCAGCAGCAGGCAGGCAGGGTATTGGTGGAGCAAATTCGCGAGCTTGCTGTGCCGCGCACGACGCTGCAAACGCTGGTCAAGCGCGGCATCGTGGAACTGGTGGAGGAGCAGGCTGATTTCAGCGTCAGCAGCATGAAGAAGCGCGGGCCCTCACACCTGGACTTTATCTTTAACGCGGAACAGAAAGCCGCGCTGACGGCGATTCAAAGGTCGGTGGCAGAACAGAAATTTTCAGTCTCGCTGCTGCACGGGGTCACCGGCTCGGGCAAGACGGCGGTTTATCTGGCGGCGATGCAGGCAGTGCTGGAGCAAGGGCGTGCGGCGATCTTGTTGGTGCCGGAGATTGGGCTCACGCCAGCCGCTGCGGCGAATCTGCATCAGGTGTTTGGGGATGAAGTCGCCATACTGCATTCGGCGCTTTCTGCCGATGAGCGCGCGGAGCAGTGGCACCGCATAAGGCGTGGCGATGCGCGGATAGTAGTCGGCACGCGCTCAGCGGTTTTTGCGCCGGTGGAGAATCTGGCGCTCATCGTGGTGGACGAAGAACACGACAGCTCATACAAGCAGGAAGAAACGCCGCGCTATAACGGACGGGATGTTGCGGTAATGCGCGGCAAGCTCACGAACGCAGCGGTGGTGCTGGCTTCGGCCACGCCCGCGATTGAGTCCTACCACAATGCAGAGGCAGGGAAGTATCGGCTGATTGAACTGAAAGAGCGCGTGGAGAGGCGGCCGCTGCCTGAAGTCGAGCTGGTGGACATGCGATCTGAGTTTCAGCAGACCGGCGAAGACCAGATTTTTTCCCGCCAACTCATTCAGGAAGTGACCGACCGGCTGGATCGCGGCGAGCAGGCGATGGTGTTGCTGAACCGTCGAGGGTATTCATCGGTTGTTCTATGCCGCGCTTGCGGTGAGACGCTGCAATGCAAGAACTGCACGATTGCCATGACCTATCACAAGGCCGCGCACCGCATGGAGTGCCATTATTGCGGCTATCGGCAGGCGGTTCCCAAGCGCTGCATGGCGTGCAACAGCGAGCACATTTTCTTTCTGGGAACGGGGTCAGAGAAAGTTGAAGAGCGGCTGCACGCGGCATTTCCGCAGGCGCGCATTGGCCGCCTTGACCGCGACACCGTGCGCAATCGGCATGACTTTGAGCGGGTGCTCAACCAGTTTCATGCGGGAGAAATCAATCTTCTGGTCGGCACGCAGATGATTGCCAAAGGGCACGACGTTCACGGCGTCACGCTGGTGGGCGTAGTTGGAGCGGATTACGCGCTGGGATTTCCCGACTTTCGCGCCGCCGAACGCACGTTTCAATTACTGACACAGGTCGCTGGACGAGCGGGCCGCGGTGAAATTCCAGGGAAGGTAGTGTTGCAGACATATCATCCCGATCACTACGCGATCCAGTTCGCGCAGCAGCACGATTACGCCGGCTTTTATGAGAAGGAAGTGCGCTTCCGCAAGTGGATGCACTATCCTCCGTTTTCTGCGCTGGCCAATGTGCTGGTACGAAGTGACAAGCTGGAGCAGGCGTTGCGCTGGACCGGACAGCTAGGCAAATGGTTTGAGGGGACACGCAATGAAGGTGTGCGCGTGCTGGGGCCTTCAGCAGCGCCGATTATGCGGCTGAAGCGCGATTATCGCTATCACTTCATCCTGAAAGCGGCGAGCAGGGAAAAGCTGAATGCATCGTTGCGAAGAATGCTGGGCTTTGCCGATGGAGAAAAAATTCCGCGAACGAATGTCATTGTGGATGTGGACGCGATCTCTCTTTTGTGA
- a CDS encoding uracil-DNA glycosylase, which produces MGIHDFYRQPIDQSAELALQPVAESTPESAPMKTQISPSLPPVVGDKPSALKLIREDIGDCTRCRLHKGRTNLVFGVGNVNADLMFVGEGPGADEDAKGEPFVGRAGQLLNNMISAMGIKREDVYIANVVKCRPPSNRTPEKDECDTCSPFLMRQIDVIKPKVIVALGAVAAKNLLAVNDSMANLRGRWYDFRDSKLLVTYHPAYLLRDPRQKKEAWKDLQMVMKYLGLNPPSAKSTPE; this is translated from the coding sequence ATGGGCATCCATGATTTCTATCGCCAGCCCATCGACCAGAGCGCTGAACTGGCATTGCAGCCGGTAGCTGAGAGTACTCCTGAGAGCGCACCGATGAAGACCCAGATTTCGCCGTCGTTACCGCCCGTGGTCGGCGACAAGCCTTCGGCACTGAAACTAATTCGTGAAGACATAGGCGACTGCACGCGTTGCCGACTGCACAAAGGACGTACCAACCTGGTATTTGGCGTGGGCAATGTGAATGCCGACCTGATGTTTGTTGGCGAAGGCCCTGGCGCTGATGAAGACGCGAAAGGCGAACCGTTCGTCGGGCGCGCAGGACAGCTCTTGAACAACATGATTTCCGCCATGGGAATCAAGCGCGAAGACGTTTACATTGCGAACGTAGTGAAGTGCCGGCCGCCCAGTAATCGCACGCCGGAAAAAGATGAGTGCGATACCTGCTCACCTTTTCTCATGCGGCAAATTGACGTGATCAAGCCCAAAGTCATCGTTGCGCTGGGCGCCGTGGCGGCCAAGAACCTGCTGGCTGTGAATGATTCCATGGCCAACCTTCGCGGACGCTGGTATGACTTTCGAGATTCCAAGCTCCTGGTGACGTACCATCCGGCGTATCTGCTGCGCGATCCGCGGCAGAAAAAGGAAGCGTGGAAGGATCTGCAGATGGTGATGAAGTATCTGGGATTGAACCCGCCTTCGGCCAAGAGCACGCCTGAGTAG
- the coaBC gene encoding bifunctional phosphopantothenoylcysteine decarboxylase/phosphopantothenate--cysteine ligase CoaBC produces MKVALGVTGGIAAYKAAELVRLLQDRGIRVQVVMTRAAQEFVRPLTFAALSGEKVITDLFGAGAEEPNIDSAVEHIAVAQAIDALVVAPATADVIAKFAHGEANDFLTTLFLATTAPVVVAPAMNVNMWENAATQANIQTLKARGVAVVEPDSGYLACGMVGAGRLAANETIVLAVLKALKAEQDLAGETVLVTAGPTREPIDPVRYIGNRSSGKMGYALAEAALRRGAKVILISGPTALKPPSSAEVVQVQTAQQMRDAVTAHFERATIVIKAAAVADFTVRAAADEKIKRKGPMTLELEPTIDILAELGAKKGSRIVVGFAAETTDVLANARKKLESKSLDAIVLNDVSQPGIGFDSERNAVTILTHAGAETVPETSKWEVAHRVLDAVVKVKLERTRLGFEQKTKPHHR; encoded by the coding sequence ATGAAGGTCGCTCTGGGAGTTACGGGGGGAATAGCCGCGTATAAGGCGGCTGAACTGGTCCGTCTATTGCAGGATCGCGGCATCCGCGTACAGGTGGTGATGACACGCGCAGCGCAGGAGTTTGTCCGTCCGCTGACCTTTGCTGCGCTGAGCGGCGAAAAAGTGATTACCGATCTGTTTGGCGCAGGCGCTGAAGAACCTAATATCGATTCTGCGGTCGAACACATCGCGGTGGCCCAGGCGATTGATGCATTGGTTGTTGCGCCTGCTACTGCCGACGTGATCGCCAAATTCGCCCACGGCGAAGCCAACGATTTTTTAACGACATTGTTTCTTGCCACCACTGCACCGGTCGTTGTGGCACCCGCCATGAACGTAAACATGTGGGAAAACGCCGCCACGCAGGCCAATATTCAAACGCTGAAGGCCCGTGGAGTTGCGGTTGTAGAACCGGACAGCGGTTACCTGGCTTGCGGCATGGTGGGAGCAGGGCGGCTGGCTGCGAATGAGACGATTGTCTTGGCAGTGCTCAAGGCCTTGAAGGCGGAGCAGGACCTTGCTGGGGAGACTGTATTAGTCACGGCGGGGCCCACGCGCGAGCCGATTGATCCGGTGCGTTACATCGGCAATCGATCCAGCGGGAAGATGGGCTATGCGCTGGCGGAAGCGGCGTTGCGCCGGGGCGCAAAAGTCATTCTGATCTCTGGGCCAACGGCGCTCAAGCCCCCGTCATCGGCGGAAGTTGTTCAGGTGCAGACGGCGCAGCAGATGCGTGATGCCGTGACGGCGCATTTTGAGCGCGCGACAATCGTGATCAAAGCTGCCGCGGTGGCGGATTTCACCGTGCGAGCGGCCGCCGACGAAAAAATCAAGCGCAAAGGCCCCATGACGCTGGAACTCGAGCCCACCATCGACATCCTGGCCGAACTGGGCGCGAAAAAAGGCAGCCGCATCGTTGTGGGCTTTGCCGCCGAAACTACTGATGTGCTAGCGAACGCGCGCAAGAAGCTGGAAAGCAAATCGCTGGACGCCATCGTGCTCAATGACGTCTCGCAGCCCGGGATAGGATTCGACTCAGAACGCAACGCCGTCACGATCCTTACACATGCTGGAGCAGAGACCGTGCCGGAAACGAGCAAATGGGAAGTCGCGCATCGGGTGCTGGATGCGGTTGTGAAGGTCAAACTGGAACGTACACGGCTCGGCTTTGAACAAAAAACCAAACCTCACCACAGATAA
- the gmk gene encoding guanylate kinase, whose amino-acid sequence MSSIRYIISAPSGSGKTTLVNELRQYVPNLEFSISYTTRLPRGSEQDGREYHFITREEFEAMIARDAFLEYAQVFDKYYGTARSVLQHAEEHGHDLLLDIDVQGERQVKSKMPDAVSIFVLPPSRAELESRLRKRSQSENVLAEDVIRRRLDEARREIENYPNYDYILINDRLEQSVDQLQAIVLGERIRRSGKPPSAAEKQYLATAEKCLKANMEDKIRGILATF is encoded by the coding sequence ATGAGCAGCATCCGATACATCATCTCCGCGCCTTCCGGTTCCGGCAAAACCACGCTGGTGAATGAACTGCGCCAGTACGTGCCGAACCTGGAATTTTCTATCTCTTACACCACGCGCCTACCGCGCGGCAGCGAGCAGGATGGCCGCGAGTATCACTTCATTACGCGCGAAGAATTTGAAGCGATGATTGCGCGCGATGCCTTCCTTGAATACGCGCAGGTGTTTGACAAATACTATGGGACCGCCCGCTCAGTCTTGCAGCACGCGGAAGAGCACGGCCATGATTTGCTGCTCGATATCGATGTGCAGGGCGAGCGCCAGGTGAAAAGCAAAATGCCGGATGCAGTGAGCATTTTTGTCCTGCCGCCCAGCCGGGCAGAATTGGAATCGCGCCTGAGAAAACGCAGCCAGAGCGAGAATGTTCTTGCCGAAGACGTCATCCGTCGCCGCCTGGACGAAGCCCGCCGCGAGATTGAGAACTATCCCAACTATGACTACATTCTGATCAATGATCGCCTGGAGCAGTCGGTAGACCAATTGCAGGCGATTGTCCTGGGTGAGCGCATCCGGAGGTCTGGGAAACCGCCTTCCGCGGCGGAAAAACAATATCTGGCGACGGCCGAAAAATGCCTGAAGGCCAACATGGAAGATAAAATCAGGGGAATTCTGGCCACGTTTTGA
- a CDS encoding YicC family protein, whose amino-acid sequence MSIRSMTGFAQVKSQAGEGTSFTLSLKSVNHRFLDPQLRMPLEMDELEMKIRRVLKERLARGHIDVTLGVERRGGAGYEFNRELVGGYVEAFRKASREFGTTGEPDLNNVFRMPGALGAMTPVDGNFETSVLAALEQAIQKLNAMREQEGRGMEAELRRRLDSLEKATNEVDKLRAAVSKAYMEKVRSRMLELIENADEDRVLQEAAILAERSDIQEELVRLNTHIDHFRKLLNQGGEVGKKLDFLLQELNREANTLLSKTSGVAGEGLRITELGLLMKSEIEKCREQVQNLE is encoded by the coding sequence ATGTCCATCCGATCCATGACCGGATTTGCGCAGGTAAAGTCTCAGGCAGGCGAAGGCACTTCATTTACCCTGTCGTTGAAGTCCGTGAATCATCGCTTTCTTGATCCCCAGCTACGCATGCCGCTGGAGATGGACGAACTGGAGATGAAGATCCGCCGCGTGCTAAAAGAACGGCTGGCCCGCGGGCACATTGACGTAACGCTGGGCGTGGAGCGCCGGGGCGGAGCGGGCTATGAATTCAATCGCGAACTGGTAGGCGGTTACGTTGAGGCGTTCCGCAAGGCGTCGCGCGAATTCGGCACCACCGGCGAGCCCGATTTGAACAATGTGTTCCGCATGCCCGGCGCACTGGGCGCGATGACTCCGGTGGACGGCAATTTTGAAACGTCAGTCCTGGCGGCGCTGGAACAGGCAATCCAGAAGCTGAATGCTATGCGCGAGCAGGAAGGCCGTGGCATGGAAGCCGAACTGCGCCGCCGGCTGGATTCGCTGGAGAAGGCCACGAATGAAGTGGACAAGCTCCGCGCTGCCGTTTCAAAAGCCTACATGGAAAAAGTCCGGTCGCGCATGCTGGAACTGATTGAAAACGCCGACGAGGACCGTGTGCTGCAAGAGGCCGCCATCCTGGCCGAGCGCAGTGACATCCAGGAGGAGCTGGTCCGCCTGAACACTCACATTGATCACTTCCGCAAGCTGCTGAACCAGGGCGGCGAAGTGGGCAAAAAGCTGGATTTTCTGTTGCAAGAGCTGAACCGCGAAGCCAACACGCTGCTTTCAAAAACTTCTGGCGTGGCAGGCGAGGGGCTGCGCATTACCGAGCTGGGATTGCTGATGAAATCGGAGATTGAGAAATGCCGCGAGCAGGTACAAAACCTGGAATGA
- a CDS encoding ABC transporter ATP-binding protein/permease, which yields MRQLTRLLAYLRPYAPHFIGSVLLMAVVGAMESFRIILMGPIIDKVLNPKSPGRSLTLLPNLPGTHHVVYLQDFVPQHFRNPLTVVAVALVGTALIKGVCDYIGTYLVNHAGFGLITDLRNRLYDTILRRSISFFSRHSTGMLVSTVVNDVEKVQVTLTIALAEFLQQLFTLLFLVGAVIVLGHKLAWVLLIFVPFVIVSAGKIGRRVRSTTRKGQDKLADIQNILHESIAGNRIVKAFGMENWESSRFHTAARKLFRANLKSVAAQAVSSPLMDIVGVLAIALLLWVGRNQINSGAMTPGVFIAFIIAVFRLYDPVRKMAFFNNSFQQALGASQEIFRFIDEEDDIQERPDAIALPAFRERVRFENVCFSYGGANGPETEILHNVNLETRAGEVVAIVGSSGAGKTTLVNLIPRFFDVTSGAVKIDGHDIRDVTLASLRAQIGVVTQETILFNDTVRNNVAYGQPHVTGEAVIEAAKAALAHDFILRLPEGYDTMIGERGLRLSGGERQRIAIARALLKNAPILILDEATSSLDTESEALVQGALQNLISGRTVFVIAHRLTTVRHADRIVVLEGGRIADSGTHEDLLTRLGTYRKLYELQFMEIDPKMVDEPGIAVREAQIKN from the coding sequence CTGCGTCCTTACGCGCCGCATTTCATCGGCTCTGTGCTGTTGATGGCCGTTGTCGGCGCCATGGAAAGCTTCCGCATCATTTTGATGGGGCCGATCATTGATAAGGTCCTGAACCCCAAGAGCCCAGGGCGTTCACTCACACTGTTGCCCAACCTTCCCGGCACGCACCACGTGGTTTATCTACAGGATTTTGTTCCCCAGCATTTCCGCAATCCTCTTACGGTGGTCGCCGTGGCTCTGGTGGGGACGGCCCTGATCAAGGGCGTTTGTGACTACATTGGCACTTATCTGGTGAATCACGCAGGCTTTGGCTTGATCACGGACCTGCGCAACCGCCTGTATGACACGATTCTCCGGCGGTCGATTTCATTTTTCTCCCGTCATTCCACTGGCATGTTGGTTTCAACCGTCGTAAATGACGTTGAAAAAGTGCAGGTGACGCTCACCATTGCGCTGGCCGAGTTCCTGCAGCAGTTGTTTACCCTGCTCTTTCTTGTTGGCGCGGTGATTGTACTGGGACACAAGCTGGCGTGGGTACTGCTGATCTTTGTTCCGTTTGTGATTGTTTCCGCCGGCAAGATCGGACGGCGTGTACGCAGCACGACGCGCAAAGGCCAGGACAAACTGGCCGATATCCAGAACATTCTGCATGAGAGCATTGCCGGCAACCGAATCGTGAAAGCCTTTGGCATGGAAAATTGGGAGAGCAGCCGCTTTCATACCGCTGCCAGAAAGCTTTTCCGCGCTAATTTGAAATCGGTTGCGGCGCAGGCCGTCAGTTCGCCGCTGATGGATATAGTCGGCGTGCTGGCCATCGCGCTGCTGCTTTGGGTGGGCCGCAACCAGATCAACAGCGGCGCCATGACGCCCGGCGTTTTTATCGCGTTTATTATCGCGGTCTTCCGTCTTTACGATCCCGTGCGCAAAATGGCGTTTTTCAATAACAGCTTTCAGCAGGCGCTGGGGGCGTCACAGGAAATCTTCCGTTTTATCGACGAGGAAGATGACATCCAGGAGCGGCCTGACGCGATTGCGCTACCCGCTTTTCGCGAGCGCGTGCGTTTTGAAAACGTCTGCTTCTCTTACGGCGGCGCGAATGGTCCGGAAACGGAAATTCTGCACAATGTGAACCTAGAAACACGCGCCGGAGAAGTTGTGGCCATCGTGGGTTCCAGCGGCGCGGGCAAGACCACGCTGGTCAATCTGATTCCGCGCTTTTTTGACGTAACTTCAGGCGCGGTCAAGATTGATGGACATGATATCCGTGACGTGACGCTGGCCTCATTGCGCGCGCAGATTGGCGTAGTGACACAGGAAACCATCCTTTTTAATGACACGGTGCGCAACAATGTGGCTTATGGTCAGCCGCACGTTACCGGAGAAGCTGTGATTGAAGCCGCCAAAGCGGCGCTGGCGCATGATTTTATTCTTCGCTTGCCCGAAGGATACGACACCATGATCGGCGAGCGAGGATTGCGGCTTTCCGGCGGAGAGCGCCAACGCATCGCGATCGCCCGCGCGCTTCTGAAGAACGCGCCAATCCTGATTCTGGACGAAGCCACCTCGTCGCTTGATACGGAGTCTGAAGCGCTGGTGCAGGGCGCATTGCAAAACCTGATTTCCGGCCGAACAGTGTTTGTGATTGCGCACCGGCTGACTACGGTACGCCATGCTGACCGTATTGTGGTACTGGAGGGCGGACGTATTGCCGACTCCGGCACACATGAGGACCTGCTGACCCGTCTGGGAACCTACCGCAAATTATATGAATTGCAGTTTATGGAAATAGACCCCAAAATGGTTGACGAACCCGGCATTGCCGTCCGTGAAGCCCAGATCAAAAATTAG